Proteins co-encoded in one Pyxidicoccus xibeiensis genomic window:
- a CDS encoding isopenicillin N synthase family dioxygenase, with protein MPGPDTARGGLPVIDMASLFDSSRPAERASVARNIERACRDAGFFYVTGHGVSDAVVARLERESRRFFALPEAAKEALAMSRGGSAWRGWFPLGGELTSGRPDRKEGLYLGTELEAGHPRVKAGWPLHGANLWPAEVPELRPAALEYMAAVTRAAHALMKGMALSLGLEADYFQRHYTADPTVLFRIFRYPAEAPPTAGDERWGVGEHTDYGLLTLLAQDAQGGLQVKTPRGWIEAPPLPGTLVCNIGDMLDRMTGGIYRSTPHRVRNNVSGKDRLSFPLFFDPDFAAEVRPLPYADGADVDEDRARRWDGASVHAFQGTYGDYLLGKVSKVFPQLVKRVL; from the coding sequence ATGCCTGGACCGGATACCGCACGCGGCGGCCTGCCCGTCATCGACATGGCGTCCCTGTTCGACTCCTCCCGCCCCGCCGAGCGGGCGAGCGTCGCCCGGAACATCGAGCGGGCCTGTCGCGACGCCGGCTTCTTCTACGTCACCGGCCACGGCGTCTCCGACGCGGTGGTGGCGCGCCTGGAGCGGGAGAGCCGCCGCTTCTTCGCGCTGCCGGAGGCCGCGAAGGAGGCCCTCGCCATGTCCCGGGGTGGCTCCGCGTGGCGCGGCTGGTTCCCGCTCGGAGGGGAGCTGACCTCCGGGCGCCCGGACCGGAAGGAGGGCCTGTACCTGGGCACGGAGCTCGAGGCCGGGCACCCCCGGGTGAAGGCCGGCTGGCCCCTGCACGGCGCCAACCTGTGGCCCGCCGAGGTGCCGGAGCTGCGCCCCGCCGCGCTGGAGTACATGGCCGCCGTCACCCGCGCCGCGCACGCGCTGATGAAGGGCATGGCGCTGAGCCTCGGCCTGGAGGCCGACTACTTCCAGCGGCACTACACCGCCGACCCCACCGTGCTCTTCCGCATCTTCCGCTACCCCGCCGAAGCCCCGCCCACCGCAGGCGACGAGCGCTGGGGCGTGGGCGAGCACACCGACTACGGCCTGCTCACCCTGCTGGCCCAGGACGCCCAGGGCGGGCTGCAGGTGAAGACGCCGCGCGGTTGGATTGAGGCCCCGCCCCTGCCCGGGACGCTGGTGTGCAACATCGGCGACATGCTCGACAGGATGACGGGCGGCATCTACCGCTCCACGCCCCACCGCGTGAGGAACAACGTCAGCGGCAAGGACCGGCTGTCCTTTCCGCTCTTCTTCGACCCGGACTTCGCGGCGGAGGTGCGGCCCCTGCCCTATGCGGACGGGGCCGACGTGGACGAGGACCGTGCCCGCCGCTGGGATGGCGCCAGCGTCCACGCCTTCCAGGGGACGTACGGCGACTACCTGCTCGGCAAGGTGTCCAAGGTGTTCCCCCAGCTCGTGAAGCGGGTGCTGTAG
- a CDS encoding MFS transporter, whose translation MTTPDSSHTQLRAGLVWFMAAASGATAANLYYNQPLLGDIGRELAASGGALGLVPTLTQVGYAAGMLLIVSLGDSLERRRVIVTMSALVSLALVGAALAPTLPWLVVASFVVGATTVIPQLLVPFAAHLAPAAQRGRVVGTVMSGLLIGILLSRTAAGFVGTHLGWRAMFWIAAGLMLALGGVLRFVLPSQPPLAAMPYPELLRSLGHLWRTEPVLRLHALLGALTFGAFSVFWSTLALYLQALPEHYGPQVAGMFGVVGVAGALIAPLVGRYADTRGDRRINALAIGVLLLSFGVMWPLGRWLWGIGLGVVLLDLGVQANHISNQTRVYSLRPEARSRLNTLYMVTYFAGGASGSWLGTTAWTRWGWTGVCAAGALLCVLALGALWRGVKPASGG comes from the coding sequence ATGACGACACCGGACTCCTCCCACACGCAGCTCCGAGCCGGGCTGGTGTGGTTCATGGCCGCGGCCTCGGGCGCCACCGCCGCGAACCTGTATTACAACCAGCCCCTGCTCGGGGATATCGGCCGCGAGCTGGCGGCCTCGGGTGGGGCGCTCGGCCTGGTGCCCACGCTGACGCAGGTGGGGTACGCGGCGGGCATGCTGCTCATCGTCTCGCTCGGTGACAGCCTGGAGCGGCGGCGGGTCATCGTCACCATGTCGGCGCTGGTGTCACTCGCGCTGGTGGGTGCGGCGCTGGCACCCACCCTGCCCTGGCTGGTGGTGGCGAGCTTCGTGGTGGGCGCGACGACGGTGATTCCCCAGCTGCTTGTCCCCTTCGCGGCGCACCTGGCTCCGGCGGCGCAGCGGGGGCGGGTGGTGGGGACGGTGATGAGCGGGCTGCTCATCGGCATCCTCCTGTCGCGCACGGCGGCGGGCTTCGTGGGGACGCACCTGGGGTGGCGGGCGATGTTCTGGATTGCGGCGGGGCTGATGCTCGCGCTGGGCGGGGTGCTGCGCTTCGTGCTGCCGTCACAGCCGCCGCTGGCCGCCATGCCGTATCCGGAGCTGCTGCGCTCGCTGGGACACCTGTGGCGCACCGAGCCCGTGCTGCGGCTGCACGCGCTGCTGGGGGCGCTGACGTTCGGAGCGTTCAGCGTCTTCTGGTCCACGCTGGCGCTGTATCTCCAGGCCCTGCCGGAGCACTACGGCCCGCAGGTGGCGGGCATGTTCGGCGTGGTGGGGGTGGCGGGGGCGCTGATTGCCCCGCTGGTGGGACGCTATGCGGACACGCGGGGAGACCGGCGCATCAACGCGCTGGCCATTGGCGTGCTGCTGCTGTCGTTCGGGGTGATGTGGCCGCTGGGGCGGTGGCTGTGGGGGATTGGGTTGGGGGTGGTGCTGCTGGATTTGGGGGTGCAGGCCAATCACATCTCCAACCAGACGCGCGTGTACTCGCTGCGGCCCGAGGCGCGCAGCCGGCTGAACACGCTCTACATGGTGACGTACTTCGCGGGCGGCGCGAGCGGCTCGTGGCTGGGCACGACGGCGTGGACGCGGTGGGGATGGACGGGCGTGTGCGCCGCGGGGGCCTTGCTGTGTGTCCTGGCCCTGGGGGCGCTGTGGCGGGGCGTGAAGCCGGCTTCAGGGGGCTGA